In Alkalihalobacterium alkalinitrilicum, a genomic segment contains:
- a CDS encoding ABC transporter permease — protein MFKYIIRRILIAIPTIFITISMIFFGLRILPGDPAVQILGPEASEQALNALREQMGLNLPLWQQYFIFLKDTVQGDFGVSAMSGKSVTGQLLANFPNTVELAIFSVIIGCAIGIPLGILAARKQSTKIDSGIRLLSLIGISAPPFLFGIIMILIFSLRIPIFPSMGLGEGLWGRFYHLFLPSLTIGLILAAVMMRFTRASMLDEINREYIRTARAKGIPEKVVIYKHVLRNSLIPVITVIGLYITSLISGAVLIETIFSRPGLGTLAIDAISSRDFPILQGCLILFTLVVQFVNIIVDISYSFINPKIRPE, from the coding sequence TTGTTTAAATACATTATTCGCCGTATTTTAATAGCAATCCCGACCATTTTTATAACCATTTCAATGATTTTCTTTGGTCTTCGCATACTTCCTGGAGATCCTGCCGTCCAAATTCTAGGACCAGAAGCGAGTGAACAGGCTCTTAATGCTCTTCGAGAACAAATGGGACTGAATCTTCCACTATGGCAACAATATTTTATATTTTTAAAGGATACAGTTCAAGGTGATTTTGGTGTTTCGGCAATGTCAGGGAAATCTGTAACAGGACAGTTATTAGCGAACTTCCCTAACACCGTTGAATTAGCCATTTTCAGTGTTATTATAGGATGTGCGATCGGTATCCCACTAGGAATTTTAGCGGCAAGAAAACAAAGTACAAAAATAGATTCTGGAATTAGACTTCTTTCGCTAATTGGGATATCAGCACCTCCATTTCTGTTCGGGATTATTATGATCTTAATTTTCTCATTACGAATTCCTATTTTTCCGTCTATGGGATTAGGAGAAGGACTTTGGGGACGGTTTTATCACTTATTCCTTCCATCCTTAACCATTGGACTTATTTTAGCCGCAGTAATGATGAGGTTTACCCGAGCGAGTATGTTAGATGAAATTAATCGAGAGTATATCCGTACAGCAAGAGCTAAGGGAATTCCTGAAAAGGTTGTTATCTACAAGCATGTACTACGTAATTCACTAATTCCAGTTATTACAGTGATAGGTTTATATATTACATCACTCATTAGTGGAGCGGTATTAATCGAAACGATCTTTAGTCGTCCTGGTTTAGGGACATTGGCGATTGATGCCATTAGTTCACGTGATTTCCCAATTCTCCAAGGTTGTTTGATCTTATTTACACTTGTTGTTCAATTCGTAAATATCATTGTAGACATCAGTTACTCATTCATAAATCCAAAAATTCGTCCAGAATAA
- a CDS encoding ABC transporter ATP-binding protein, with protein MEQTVVKEERVPKKEQAEDMLLVVKDLKKHYPVKNGFFGGQTNTIKAVDGVNFEVKKGETFSIVGESGCGKSTTGMCLNHLISPTSGEIHFNGQTFKNSNKTQIKELRRQMQVIFQDPYSSLNPKHTIKRIISEPLVINRMGTKSEIEDRVKSLVSLVGLGSHHLNRYPHELSGGQKQRIGIARALALNPELIICDEPVSALDVSIQSQILNLFEELQQKLNLTYIFISHDLSVVEHISDRVAVMYLGKIVEQGTREEIFSNPQHPYTQALLSSVPIAEPKLKNKKNRIILKGDPPSPKNPPKGCHFHTRCPHKVAACEASYPEMKKVSDEHQAACHLLA; from the coding sequence TTGGAACAAACTGTAGTTAAAGAAGAAAGAGTTCCCAAAAAAGAACAAGCTGAAGACATGTTGTTAGTTGTAAAAGATTTAAAGAAACATTATCCAGTAAAAAATGGCTTTTTTGGTGGACAGACAAACACGATTAAAGCAGTTGACGGAGTTAACTTTGAAGTTAAAAAAGGTGAAACATTTAGTATTGTAGGAGAATCAGGTTGTGGGAAAAGTACGACAGGAATGTGCTTAAATCATTTAATTAGTCCCACTTCAGGAGAAATCCATTTCAATGGCCAGACGTTTAAAAATAGTAATAAGACACAAATCAAAGAGCTTCGTAGACAAATGCAGGTGATCTTCCAGGACCCTTATAGTTCGCTTAACCCGAAACATACAATTAAGCGGATCATTAGTGAACCGTTAGTTATTAATCGCATGGGAACTAAATCGGAAATTGAAGATCGAGTGAAATCACTTGTGAGCTTAGTAGGCTTAGGTTCCCATCATTTAAATCGGTATCCACATGAACTTTCTGGAGGTCAGAAGCAACGCATTGGCATTGCCCGCGCACTTGCATTAAATCCAGAGTTAATCATTTGCGATGAACCAGTTTCAGCATTAGATGTCTCTATTCAATCGCAAATTCTGAATTTATTTGAAGAGTTACAGCAGAAATTAAACTTAACGTATATATTTATATCCCATGATTTAAGTGTTGTTGAGCATATTAGTGATCGAGTAGCAGTTATGTATTTGGGGAAAATTGTTGAGCAAGGGACAAGAGAAGAAATTTTTTCTAATCCACAGCACCCTTATACCCAAGCGTTATTATCTTCGGTCCCAATTGCCGAACCAAAATTAAAAAACAAGAAAAATCGCATTATCTTAAAAGGAGATCCACCTAGCCCTAAAAATCCACCAAAAGGATGTCATTTCCATACTCGATGTCCACATAAAGTAGCCGCATGCGAAGCTTCTTATCCTGAAATGAAAAAAGTATCTGATGAGCATCAGGCCGCATGTCATTTATTAGCTTAG
- a CDS encoding zinc-dependent alcohol dehydrogenase, whose product MGKMKAAVYYGPRDIRVESIDIPEVGPTDILLKVDACGICGSDVHSYGTGLYIQKGQVMGHEYSGEVIQVGNEVEGIEVGQRGTAFHSGVCGSCFWCKKAQYTLCPNLFKASTGYGLPGAFAEYIKISNAQRGISFHPIPMDMDKFTAATIEPVGVAAYTVNQCNPQPGDKVVVLGAGLIGNAVMQVFKAKGIETVIVTEVSEPRLELAKQLGATQTINAAKEDVLERIKDLVGVGPYHFNEGAMADIVVDAAGAPAAVEQTFEIVRSGGVIAFVGLPEKKASIDTTKIVHKAPKILGCLGGDMQESIELLSTKKVETKSLITHVFSIDHAKEAFETQMNASESVKVMIEY is encoded by the coding sequence ATGGGTAAAATGAAAGCAGCAGTATATTATGGTCCGCGAGATATTAGAGTCGAAAGTATTGACATTCCAGAAGTTGGCCCAACAGACATTTTATTAAAGGTGGATGCATGTGGCATCTGTGGCTCAGACGTCCATAGTTATGGAACAGGATTATATATTCAAAAAGGTCAAGTGATGGGCCACGAATATTCTGGAGAAGTGATTCAGGTTGGTAATGAAGTAGAAGGTATCGAAGTAGGACAAAGAGGAACAGCTTTTCATTCTGGTGTATGTGGCAGTTGTTTCTGGTGTAAAAAAGCCCAATATACTCTTTGTCCAAACTTATTTAAAGCTTCAACGGGGTATGGACTTCCAGGTGCTTTTGCAGAATATATTAAAATCTCAAATGCACAACGTGGGATTAGCTTCCATCCCATTCCAATGGATATGGATAAGTTTACAGCAGCAACGATTGAACCAGTTGGAGTCGCAGCTTATACGGTTAATCAATGTAATCCGCAACCAGGGGACAAAGTTGTCGTACTCGGTGCTGGTTTGATAGGAAACGCTGTTATGCAAGTGTTTAAAGCGAAAGGAATTGAAACGGTAATCGTAACCGAAGTATCGGAACCTCGATTAGAATTAGCAAAGCAATTAGGTGCAACCCAAACAATTAATGCGGCAAAAGAAGATGTGTTAGAAAGAATAAAAGATTTAGTCGGTGTCGGTCCTTACCATTTTAATGAAGGAGCGATGGCTGATATCGTTGTTGATGCAGCAGGTGCACCAGCAGCAGTTGAACAAACATTTGAGATTGTCCGTAGTGGAGGGGTTATTGCTTTTGTTGGGCTACCAGAAAAAAAGGCATCCATTGATACTACAAAAATTGTCCATAAAGCTCCTAAGATTTTAGGATGTTTAGGAGGCGATATGCAAGAATCGATCGAGCTCCTAAGTACTAAAAAGGTCGAAACCAAATCTCTAATTACTCATGTATTTTCAATTGACCATGCTAAGGAAGCGTTTGAAACACAAATGAATGCAAGTGAATCAGTCAAAGTAATGATAGAGTATTAA
- a CDS encoding alpha-ketoacid dehydrogenase subunit beta: MAKITMRQAIIDAMQEEMAHDDTMVVFGEDVAKFGGAFSMTKGLYEEFGGVRVFDTPITESTIVGAALGLALSGLRPVPELQFGDFVGVAFDEIYNKLGKWKWMHGGTMEVPVTLRLPIGIAGGAGPEHSQSPQALFMHAPGLYIAIPSTPYEAKGLLKTAIRDNNPVLFFEHKVLYDMKGEVPEEEYFLPLGKADIKREGTDVTIIATALQVHTALNAAKELEKEGISVEVVDPRTLAPLDKDTILSSVRKTGRVIMVHEEPKTGGMGAELSGIIGEEALFDLQAPFRRIGSPDVPIAQNIHLEQYYRPSEEQIIETVKELMEY, from the coding sequence ATGGCAAAAATTACGATGCGACAAGCAATTATAGATGCAATGCAAGAAGAAATGGCTCATGACGATACAATGGTTGTGTTTGGAGAAGATGTTGCGAAATTTGGTGGAGCATTTAGTATGACAAAAGGGTTATACGAAGAATTTGGTGGAGTAAGGGTTTTTGATACTCCTATTACCGAGTCGACAATCGTAGGAGCTGCGCTCGGGTTAGCACTTAGTGGACTTCGGCCAGTGCCTGAGCTTCAGTTTGGAGATTTTGTCGGGGTTGCATTTGATGAAATCTACAATAAGTTAGGAAAATGGAAATGGATGCACGGTGGAACGATGGAAGTTCCAGTTACCTTAAGGCTACCAATTGGAATTGCAGGTGGAGCTGGACCTGAACACTCTCAAAGTCCACAAGCATTATTTATGCATGCTCCTGGTCTATACATTGCGATCCCATCAACTCCTTATGAAGCAAAAGGTCTATTAAAAACAGCGATTCGTGATAATAACCCTGTGTTATTTTTTGAACATAAGGTGTTGTACGATATGAAAGGCGAAGTACCTGAAGAAGAGTATTTCCTTCCATTAGGAAAAGCAGATATTAAGCGTGAAGGAACAGATGTCACCATTATTGCGACAGCGTTGCAAGTTCATACTGCTTTAAATGCAGCTAAAGAGTTAGAAAAAGAGGGTATTAGTGTTGAGGTTGTAGATCCTAGAACTTTAGCTCCACTTGATAAAGATACGATTTTAAGTTCGGTTAGAAAAACAGGACGCGTCATTATGGTTCATGAAGAACCGAAAACGGGTGGTATGGGAGCAGAATTATCAGGGATTATCGGTGAGGAAGCATTATTTGACTTACAAGCTCCGTTCCGTAGAATTGGTAGCCCTGATGTACCAATTGCTCAAAATATTCATTTGGAACAGTATTACCGTCCAAGTGAAGAGCAAATCATTGAAACTGTTAAAGAATTAATGGAGTACTAG
- a CDS encoding putative zinc-binding protein produces the protein MKRMELPLVYSCSGCSSAAQTANMVAIKMDRENFAEMSCIAGVGGDVKPLVRTAKSGRNTIAIDGCPLSCCKSCLARHDVEPAHHFVLSNLDIPKINGEDPNHVMNAYNQILELTNTPSLYIRQDKKSTL, from the coding sequence ATGAAAAGAATGGAGTTACCTCTTGTTTATTCATGCTCTGGATGTTCTTCAGCAGCACAAACGGCAAACATGGTTGCGATAAAAATGGACCGTGAAAACTTCGCCGAAATGTCCTGCATTGCTGGTGTTGGTGGCGATGTAAAACCACTAGTACGAACAGCAAAATCTGGTCGAAACACCATTGCTATTGACGGTTGTCCCTTATCCTGTTGCAAAAGTTGCCTAGCTAGACATGATGTTGAACCTGCGCATCATTTCGTCCTTTCTAACTTAGACATACCAAAAATTAATGGAGAAGACCCTAACCACGTAATGAATGCGTACAATCAGATTTTAGAACTTACTAACACACCATCATTATATATAAGACAAGATAAGAAGAGTACACTATGA
- a CDS encoding SDR family NAD(P)-dependent oxidoreductase, which translates to MKLKDKVAIITGAGSGQGAASARLFASEGAKVVIVEWNEENGKKVEEEISQAGQEALFIKTDISKEEDVVAVVQQVMDKYGGIDILFNNASVGFSERNKYKMAAIQDTPLEDWNNIIGINLNGAYLLCRHILPIMIKQNSGNIINNSSMNGLVGVTGADAYTAAKGGIVSLTRVMAVDNGKHNIRVNCICPGAIDTPMIAEVLEDRNISENFNGNPLGRVGKPEEIATAALFLASDDSSFITGLIMPVDGGWGAL; encoded by the coding sequence ATGAAATTAAAAGACAAAGTAGCGATCATCACTGGAGCTGGAAGTGGACAAGGGGCAGCTTCTGCTAGGCTGTTTGCTAGTGAAGGAGCAAAAGTTGTTATTGTAGAATGGAATGAAGAAAACGGGAAAAAGGTGGAGGAAGAAATTTCTCAAGCTGGTCAAGAAGCTTTATTTATCAAAACAGATATTTCTAAGGAAGAAGATGTCGTGGCAGTCGTTCAACAGGTTATGGATAAATATGGGGGAATTGATATTTTATTTAATAATGCGTCGGTTGGATTTTCGGAGCGAAACAAATACAAGATGGCTGCGATTCAAGACACTCCGTTAGAAGATTGGAATAATATTATCGGAATTAATTTAAATGGTGCTTACTTATTGTGTAGGCATATCCTCCCAATTATGATCAAACAAAATAGTGGAAATATCATTAATAATTCTTCGATGAATGGTTTAGTCGGAGTAACGGGAGCAGATGCTTATACGGCAGCAAAAGGTGGGATCGTTTCATTAACGAGAGTTATGGCAGTAGATAACGGGAAACACAATATTCGTGTAAATTGTATTTGTCCTGGTGCAATCGATACCCCAATGATCGCAGAAGTATTGGAAGATCGGAATATCTCAGAAAACTTTAATGGAAATCCACTCGGTAGGGTTGGAAAACCAGAGGAAATTGCAACGGCTGCTTTATTTCTAGCATCAGATGATTCAAGTTTTATTACTGGATTAATTATGCCTGTTGATGGCGGATGGGGTGCACTCTAA
- a CDS encoding ABC transporter substrate-binding protein, which produces MNKQASLFKLLVLCFSFIFILAACTSTETETSPTNDSNDSSTPTEENTGEKVLRVSMTAAPGNLDPHFAGTHAEFEIIQPIFNGLLRYKPGTADFETIEGDLAESWDISEDGLTWTFHLHEGVQWHKGFGELTSEDVKWSLERVMDPEVGSPRASSFKFVDSVEAPDPYTVVITLKEPNPSFILSLVAYGVTGGAIVNKEAIEAGGEDADKLIGTGPFELESYTPGESAILVKHADYFRGEPKIDRVERYIMRDLAAREVAMDRGDIDFSYGEPDGMWFNQRSQNQDLTVQTSGLPMVWSIQLNTTIEPLNDIRVRQAIAHAMNPEDLVASLGEEVAKSMTSVLTHNVFGHTDLGGYDYNPEKSKQLLAEAGYPNGLTLPESLGPNIPAYVPVNSYIVEQLRQVGIEMPFQTVDTPTWITALYGDQSAVTLTIGLQALHGSVQLYNSYHSDGAGNFTHYSGSDALIEQAERELDETKSLELMKQIQEEILADYVNVPLLETVQVNAYRNNVDLGYELNSTPLYVAPIFETTDIK; this is translated from the coding sequence ATGAATAAACAGGCAAGCTTATTTAAATTACTCGTTCTATGTTTCAGCTTTATCTTCATACTAGCAGCATGTACGTCTACAGAAACTGAAACATCGCCAACAAATGATTCAAACGATTCTTCTACACCAACAGAAGAGAACACAGGGGAAAAAGTGTTAAGAGTATCAATGACTGCAGCACCAGGTAATTTAGACCCGCATTTTGCAGGAACACATGCAGAATTTGAAATTATTCAGCCTATTTTCAATGGTTTATTACGATATAAACCTGGGACAGCTGACTTTGAAACGATTGAAGGTGACTTAGCTGAGAGTTGGGATATCAGTGAGGACGGACTTACTTGGACATTCCATTTACATGAAGGTGTTCAATGGCATAAAGGTTTTGGTGAACTTACATCTGAAGATGTGAAATGGTCACTTGAAAGAGTCATGGATCCAGAAGTTGGTTCTCCACGTGCCTCATCCTTTAAATTTGTAGACAGCGTAGAAGCTCCAGATCCGTATACGGTTGTCATTACGTTAAAAGAACCGAATCCGAGTTTTATCCTTAGTTTAGTTGCTTATGGCGTAACTGGTGGTGCTATTGTAAACAAAGAGGCAATTGAAGCTGGTGGTGAGGATGCGGACAAACTAATCGGAACTGGTCCTTTTGAGCTAGAGTCTTATACTCCGGGAGAAAGTGCTATTTTAGTGAAGCATGCAGATTATTTCCGTGGTGAGCCAAAAATTGATAGAGTCGAAAGATACATTATGAGAGACTTAGCTGCTCGTGAAGTAGCGATGGACAGAGGAGATATTGATTTCTCATATGGAGAACCTGATGGAATGTGGTTTAACCAAAGAAGTCAAAATCAAGATTTAACTGTACAAACTTCTGGATTACCAATGGTATGGTCTATTCAATTAAATACGACGATCGAACCGTTAAATGATATTCGTGTGCGTCAAGCCATTGCTCATGCGATGAATCCAGAAGATTTGGTCGCGTCTTTAGGTGAGGAAGTTGCCAAGTCGATGACTTCTGTTCTTACGCATAATGTTTTTGGTCATACCGATCTTGGCGGGTACGATTATAATCCAGAAAAATCGAAACAATTGCTTGCAGAAGCAGGCTACCCTAATGGATTAACATTACCAGAATCACTTGGTCCAAACATCCCTGCCTATGTACCAGTAAACAGTTATATTGTGGAACAACTAAGACAAGTAGGAATTGAAATGCCATTCCAAACAGTAGATACGCCAACATGGATTACTGCTTTATATGGTGATCAAAGTGCTGTAACGTTAACGATAGGACTACAGGCCCTTCATGGTTCTGTCCAATTATATAATTCGTATCATTCAGATGGTGCTGGGAACTTTACTCACTACAGTGGATCTGATGCTTTAATTGAACAAGCAGAAAGAGAACTAGATGAGACTAAATCGCTAGAGTTGATGAAACAGATCCAAGAAGAAATTCTTGCTGATTACGTAAATGTTCCATTACTTGAAACCGTACAAGTTAATGCTTACCGAAATAACGTGGACCTAGGTTACGAATTAAATTCTACTCCTCTTTATGTCGCTCCAATTTTTGAAACAACAGATATTAAGTAA
- a CDS encoding ABC transporter ATP-binding protein — protein MGTVLEVQDLRVGRGNKEQFTAILDNISFKVNHGESLAVVGESGCGKSMTALSIMGLLPQNIEVGSGNIQFDAKDLTTLTSNDMNNIRGKDISMIFQEPMTSLNPSFTIGNQLAEVFKYHTNYSAKEIKERSIDVLKKVRIPDPAEKLEVYPHQLSGGMRQRVMIAMALACNPKILIADEPTTALDVTIQAQILDLLNEIQETEQMTIIMITHDLGVVAETCHRAVVMYAGQVIEEGTVEEIFESPHHPYTRGLMLSAPRLGDKKEKLHVIPGSVPDIDNMPIGCRFAPRCEFVTDICREEPPLLEEVGDERRVRCWNKL, from the coding sequence ATGGGAACTGTATTGGAGGTCCAAGATCTGCGAGTAGGTCGTGGTAATAAGGAACAGTTTACTGCCATTTTAGATAACATTAGTTTTAAAGTAAATCATGGAGAATCCTTGGCTGTAGTAGGAGAAAGTGGTTGTGGAAAAAGTATGACTGCTCTATCTATTATGGGTCTACTTCCGCAAAATATTGAAGTTGGATCTGGAAATATTCAGTTTGATGCAAAAGATTTAACGACGCTTACATCAAATGATATGAACAATATACGAGGAAAAGACATTTCGATGATCTTTCAGGAACCAATGACTTCGTTAAACCCGTCTTTCACCATTGGCAATCAACTAGCAGAAGTGTTTAAATACCATACCAACTATAGTGCCAAAGAAATTAAAGAGCGTTCTATTGATGTATTAAAAAAAGTACGGATACCAGATCCAGCAGAAAAGCTAGAAGTGTATCCACATCAGCTATCGGGTGGAATGCGTCAACGCGTAATGATTGCGATGGCATTGGCGTGTAACCCAAAAATTCTCATTGCAGATGAACCGACAACGGCTCTTGATGTAACAATACAAGCTCAAATCTTGGACTTATTAAACGAAATCCAAGAAACAGAACAGATGACGATTATTATGATCACTCATGACCTGGGTGTAGTCGCTGAAACTTGCCATCGTGCGGTTGTCATGTATGCGGGTCAGGTAATTGAGGAAGGAACGGTTGAAGAAATATTCGAATCACCACATCATCCATATACGAGAGGCTTAATGCTTTCTGCGCCTCGATTAGGAGATAAAAAGGAGAAGCTTCATGTTATCCCTGGATCAGTTCCTGATATCGACAATATGCCAATTGGATGCCGATTTGCGCCTCGGTGTGAGTTTGTAACGGATATTTGTCGAGAGGAGCCACCATTGCTAGAAGAAGTAGGAGATGAGAGGAGGGTTCGTTGTTGGAACAAACTGTAG
- a CDS encoding ABC transporter permease, which produces MPEPVLNNVGQETVAPVNKKSSEWEAFKKNTLGMIALWILIIICLIALLAPLLMPHDPLAQNVVNRMAGPSGENWLGTDPNGRDIFSRILLGSQISLIVGFAAVAISSIVGFAIGMIAGYKGGKVDDIIMRFMEAIMSIPLLLLGLMVLVAVSSNMITLILIISIGLMPSCARIARGSTLELKEKEFIKAAISMGAGSTRILLTHILPNIIGPLLVISTLNMTVVIMVEAALSFLGMGIQPPTPTWGNMIQDGFRYITTQPGVAIYPGIALMIVSVCFNLVGDALRDAVDPHIKQKRK; this is translated from the coding sequence TTGCCAGAACCAGTGTTGAATAATGTAGGTCAGGAAACGGTAGCCCCAGTTAATAAAAAATCATCGGAATGGGAAGCTTTTAAAAAAAATACACTCGGAATGATTGCCTTGTGGATTTTAATCATAATATGCCTCATTGCTTTATTGGCACCACTGTTAATGCCACATGATCCGTTAGCTCAAAATGTGGTAAACCGAATGGCAGGACCATCAGGTGAAAATTGGTTAGGAACGGATCCGAACGGTCGGGATATTTTCAGCCGAATTTTATTGGGATCACAAATCTCTTTAATCGTTGGCTTTGCTGCCGTTGCAATTAGTAGTATCGTAGGTTTTGCAATTGGGATGATTGCAGGGTATAAAGGTGGGAAAGTGGATGATATCATCATGCGTTTTATGGAAGCGATTATGTCCATTCCGCTCCTACTATTAGGTCTTATGGTGTTAGTAGCAGTCAGCTCTAATATGATTACTCTCATATTAATTATTAGTATCGGTCTTATGCCTAGTTGTGCTCGTATCGCTCGCGGATCGACGTTAGAGTTAAAGGAAAAAGAATTTATAAAAGCAGCGATATCAATGGGAGCGGGAAGCACTCGGATTTTGTTAACTCATATACTACCGAATATCATTGGACCGTTACTCGTTATTTCCACATTAAATATGACCGTTGTAATCATGGTTGAAGCCGCTTTAAGTTTTTTAGGGATGGGAATTCAACCTCCAACACCAACATGGGGAAATATGATCCAAGATGGGTTTAGGTATATTACAACACAGCCAGGAGTAGCAATTTATCCAGGAATCGCACTTATGATCGTATCTGTATGTTTTAATCTCGTCGGTGATGCTCTTCGCGACGCAGTAGATCCTCATATTAAACAAAAAAGAAAATAA
- a CDS encoding thiamine pyrophosphate-dependent dehydrogenase E1 component subunit alpha has product MADIYKKEINIQSYDKDFLVNLLRTMVSIRRFDENLIRLMQEGKVSGFYHSGIGSEGLSAGSINMLRDSDVIFYNHRGCNQKIAKGVPLSKLYGDFLGTTHGTTRGLGAGIVHSADPSRGVLGQCGTIGSQFNIVVGTGYASKVKGTDDVSVCYFGDGAASREPLHGSLNWASIYKLPIVYICENNQYAISSHYKETHGIREHIADWAYGYGIPNYVVDGNDVLLMNEITKEAVERARRGEGPTFIEAETFRHRGHYEGDPYDYVNAEELKYWKEQRDPIKNFKRDLQQAGIITEAEIDNLEKEIQDEILAAIELAESAPVPGRERIFEGLFS; this is encoded by the coding sequence ATGGCCGATATTTACAAAAAAGAAATAAATATTCAAAGCTATGATAAAGATTTTTTAGTTAACTTACTTAGAACAATGGTTAGTATTCGGAGGTTTGATGAAAATTTAATCCGATTGATGCAAGAAGGGAAAGTTTCTGGTTTTTATCATTCTGGAATTGGTTCAGAAGGTTTATCCGCAGGGTCTATCAATATGTTACGCGATAGTGACGTCATCTTTTACAATCATAGAGGGTGTAACCAAAAAATTGCTAAAGGCGTTCCTCTTTCTAAACTTTACGGAGATTTTCTTGGTACGACACACGGAACAACACGAGGGCTAGGAGCTGGAATTGTTCATAGCGCCGACCCTTCAAGAGGTGTTTTAGGGCAGTGTGGAACAATTGGTTCGCAGTTTAATATTGTAGTAGGTACTGGTTATGCATCGAAGGTAAAAGGTACAGATGATGTTAGTGTTTGTTATTTTGGAGACGGTGCAGCTTCAAGAGAACCTCTACATGGTTCATTAAACTGGGCAAGCATATATAAATTACCGATCGTTTATATTTGTGAAAACAATCAGTATGCGATTTCAAGTCATTATAAAGAAACACATGGTATTAGAGAACATATCGCTGACTGGGCTTATGGTTATGGAATTCCGAATTATGTTGTCGATGGAAATGATGTACTGCTTATGAATGAAATTACGAAAGAAGCAGTAGAGAGAGCAAGAAGAGGTGAAGGACCAACATTTATAGAAGCAGAGACTTTCCGTCATCGCGGCCATTATGAAGGTGATCCATATGATTATGTTAATGCTGAAGAATTAAAGTATTGGAAAGAACAGCGTGATCCAATTAAGAACTTTAAACGTGATTTACAACAAGCAGGTATCATAACAGAAGCTGAGATAGATAATTTAGAAAAAGAAATTCAAGATGAAATCCTTGCAGCGATTGAACTAGCAGAATCTGCGCCTGTACCAGGACGCGAAAGAATTTTCGAAGGACTATTTTCATAA